ACCGAGGAATTAGAACTAGCCGAAAGTCGTCGCTCTATGAGCAAGCTCATCCTGTTCGCAACCATCGCATCGGGAGTCATCGCAGCCTATCTGATGTACCGCCGCGGCGAACCGTTCGGAACCATCGCAAAGCAGGCAATCACCAACCCCGTCGGTTCGCTGATGACCGAAGTAAAAAACAAGCTCTAATCTTGTCTGCCCCGAACTTATAAAATGTGGTCATCTCGACCAGAGCCAGTCCAGACACTCATAAACGCCCGAGCCTATTCCAGACACTGATAAACGCGTCATCTCGACCGGAGGCGTGCGGTCTCATCGCACGGCGCAGTGGAGAGACCCCCGCATTTCGCCTTTGCTGTTGCTTGTTCTCTCAAAAACAAAACCAATCTACTTCGCCGTATCCAGGTGGAAGGACTCCGTATAAGCCTCCACCGGATACCCCTTCTCCTTCCACGCCGCAAGGCCACCCCTCAGCAGCTTCACTCGCGTAAAGTTCAGCGCCCGCGCCTTCCCCAACACCATCTGGCTGGTCTCATCGTCGCCGCCCGTGCAATAGATAACAGAGTTCTGGTCGCGAGAAAACTCAGCCGTATGCTCAGCGATATCCTTAGGCGCGATCCTCGTCGCGCCCGGAATAATCTCCGGATGCGCCAGAAAATCCAGCGGCTGACGCACATCGTAGAGCAGAATCTTCTTTGCCTTCAGCAGCGCATACAGGGCTTCGGGCTCAATACTCTTCACCCTCAC
This Tunturibacter gelidoferens DNA region includes the following protein-coding sequences:
- a CDS encoding rhodanese-like domain-containing protein codes for the protein MSVTAIVVAVVCIVVAGLIVRRVLAKREVRVKSIEPEALYALLKAKKILLYDVRQPLDFLAHPEIIPGATRIAPKDIAEHTAEFSRDQNSVIYCTGGDDETSQMVLGKARALNFTRVKLLRGGLAAWKEKGYPVEAYTESFHLDTAK